The following is a genomic window from Candidatus Bathyarchaeota archaeon.
ATAAAGTAGATAGGTTTTGCTCGGAGGTGGAAAGGTGGGAGTAGGGGATAGAAGGGGAGTGAGCCCAGTCATAGCAACCATTATAATCGTCGCAGTCGCCATAGTCATGTCTCTCGCCGTCGCCTACTGGATGCTCGGACTAGGAGGGGCCTTCACAAGATACGAAAAACTAGAATTCCAAAGTGCATATGTAGACATTGGAACTAATAATACTGATACTGCGGTATTTAATGTAACCATTAGACTTAAAAACACAGGATCTGCTGATGCTACATTAGATATGATCTTCCTTAACGGCAAACCTTATGATTCATACACAGGTTTAAACGAGGTAAGTATACATAATGCTTCTGATACTAGTTTAAAGAAAATTAGTGATTTAAATGATGTGACTATTGAACCGGGTGAGAGTTTCACATTATTAATCTATCTGAAGAAGGCTACAGAGTCCGGAGGAATTTGGAAGTCTGGTATGACCCTTGAG
Proteins encoded in this region:
- a CDS encoding DUF4352 domain-containing protein produces the protein MGVGDRRGVSPVIATIIIVAVAIVMSLAVAYWMLGLGGAFTRYEKLEFQSAYVDIGTNNTDTAVFNVTIRLKNTGSADATLDMIFLNGKPYDSYTGLNEVSIHNASDTSLKKISDLNDVTIEPGESFTLLIYLKKATESGGIWKSGMTLEIMVQTVAGRQYPKSIMLP